TCGATGAGCCCGCACAGCTCCTCCGTCAACGGCACCGCGACGACGGCGCGGACCTTCTTCTCGGACTCCGTCACGACCGACTCCCTCCAGCTCCTGTGCTCCCTTCAGCGTAGAGGTCCGGAGCCTCCGGACCGCCCGACGTCGCGGACGATGACGGTGATGCGTCATCGGGTGCGCCTCCATCCGGCGCACAGCGATACGCTGAAGACAACCCTTCTTCACGATCGAGGAGCCTTCCGTGCCCGAAGCATCAGCGAACATCGGAGTCGTCGGACTCGCCGTCATGGGGTCGAACCTCGCCCGCAACCTCGCGAGCCGCGAGGGCAACACCGTGGCGATCTTCAACCGCAGCTACGAGAAGACCCAGACCCTCCTCGACGAGCATCCCGAGGCGGGCTTCATCCCCGCGAAGACGTACCAGGAGTTCGCCGACTCGCTGCAGAAGCCGCGCACCGCGATCATCATGGTCAAGGCCGGAGCGCCGACCGACGCCGTGATCGACTCCCTCGTGGAGGTCTTCGAGCCGGGCGACATCATCGTCGACGGCGGCAACGCCTACTTCCCCGACACCATCCGCCGCGAGAAGGCGGTCCGCGAGACCGGCATCAACTTCGTCGGCGCGGGTATCTCCGGCGGCGAGGAGGGCGCCCTCACCGGCCCCTCGATCATGCCGGGCGGCTCGGACGAGTCCTGGATCACGCTCGGGCCGATCCTGAAGTCCATCGCCGCAGTCGCCGAGGGCGAGCCCTGCGTGACGCACGTCGGCCACGACGGCGCCGGCCACTTCGTCAAGATGGTGCACAACGGCATCGAGTACGCGGACATGCAGCTCATCGCCGAGGCCTACGACCTCATCCGTCGCGGCACCGGCAAGACCCCCGCAGAGATCGCCGAGATCTTCGCCGAGTGGAACCGCGGAGAGCTGGAGTCGTACCTCATCGAGATCACGGCCGAGGTGCTGCGCCAGGTCGACGCGGCGACCGGTAAGCCGCTGGTCGACGTCATCCTGGACCAGGCCGGCGCGAAGGGCACCGGCGCCTGGACGGTGCAGACCGCGCTCTCGCTCGGCGTCCCGGTCTCGGGCATCGCCGAGGCGACGTTCGCCCGGTCCCTCTCCTCCCACCCCGAGCAGCGCGCGGTCGCCGCGGCGCTTCCCGGTCCGGACGAGGAGTTCACGGTCCCGGCCGACGAGGTCGACGCTTTCGTCGAGGACGTCCGCCTGGCGCTCTATGCCTCCAAGATCGTCGCGTACTCGCAGGGCTTCGACGAGATCCGTGCCGGCGCCGCCGAGTACGGCTGGAACATCGACCTCGGTGCGATCTCGAAGATCTGGCGCGGCGGCTGCATCATCCGTGCGCAGTTCCTGAACCGGATCGCCGACGCCTACGCGGAGACCCCCGACCTGCCCGTGCTGATGACGGCTCCGTACTTCGCCGAGGCACTCACCCGCGGCCAGGCGGCATGGCGTCGCGTGGTGGTCACGGCGGCGCAGTCCGGCATCCCGGCTCCGGCGTTCTCGTCGTCGCTGTCGTACTACGACGGCATCCGCGCCGACCGCCTCCCGGCTGCTCTCGTGCAGGGTCAGCGCGACTTCTTCGGCGCGCACACCTACAAGCGCATCGACAAGGAGGGCACCTTCCACACGCTGTGGTCGGGCGACCGCTCCGAGATCGAGGCCGAAGACACGCACTGACCTCGGGTCTGCGAAGGGCCGGGCACCGTACGGTGCTCGGCCCTTCGTGCGTCACACGAGGATGTTGTGGTTGCGGCGGAACACGTTCTGCGGGTCCCACTGCGCCTTCACCGCCCGCAGACGCGCGTAGCCGTCGCCGTCGTACATCCCGGACACCTCGTCCGGTCGCTCCCGGTCGACGAAGTTGCTGTACTCGGCGAGGCGGCCCGCGACGATCCGCTGCGCGTCGGCGGCGGCCTTCGCCCGCCCCTCCTCGTCGAGCATCCCCGGGACATCGAAGGCACCGGCCATGACGAACCAGGTCGCGGTGCGCGCCGGGAAGGCCGTCTCCTCCTGCGGAACGTCGCCGAACGCCCCGCCGAGGGACCGGAGGAAGACGACCGAGGCGGGGTACTCCCGCCGATAGGCCACCAGCCGATCGATCGTCTCGTCGTCGAGGTCGGCGACGAGACCGTTCCCGCCGAGGAACCCGGGAGGGGCGGGAGCCTCGCCGCCCTCGGGCTGCGGCATCTCCATCAGGATCTCCCGATAGGCGGGTTCGGTGATCTCCGTCGTGACACCGTCGAGGGCGGTGATCGGCGCGAGCTCCACGCGCAGCGCCTCCGGGTCGGGCCCGGCCCACACGGCGGTCAGCCGGGCACCGGCCGGAGCGCTCGGGTCCATGGGCGGCACGTCCATATATGTGACGGTCAGCTCGCGCGGGGCGTCGCGGAGGACTTCGCGCGCGGCCCGGAGCACGGCCGTCGCGTCGCCCTCGACGACGGACTCGGCCAGCGCGATCCCCGGCAGGCGATGCGCTTCGAAGTCGAAACGGGTGACGATGCCGAAGTTGCCGCCACCGCCGCGCAGCGCCCAGAACAGGTCGGGATGCTGCGTGGCCGAGACCTCCACCACGTCTCCGCTCGCGGTGACGACCTGGGCGCCGACGAGCTGATCGACGGCGAGACCCCAGGCGCGCACCATCCAGCCGATGCCGCCGCCGAGGGTGAGACCGCCGACGCCGACGCTGGCCGTGTCGCCGGAGCTCAGGGCGAGGCCGTGGCCGGCGAGAGTCTTCGCGACGTCGCCCCACACGGCACCGCCGCCGATGCGCACGGCGGTGCTGTCGACCTCGATCGAGGAGAGCGCCCCGAGTTCGAGGCGCAGACCGGGAGCGGGGGCGTGGGACCAGGGCCCGTGGCCGCCGGAGACGACGGTCAGGGGGACCGCCTCCTGCGCGGCGGCGCGGACGAGCGCGGCGACCTCGGAGACGGTGGAGGGACGGTGGACGGTGGGCTGTGCGGATTCGACGTGGTCGACCATGAGCACACGGTAGACCCGGGGTCGGACATCGCGGAAGAGGGGCGGCTCGCCGTCCGCCCCTCCCCCGCGCCGCCGACTACCGGGTGATGTCCCTCACCGTCCCCTGCGTCAGACGCAGCCGTTTCGTCGCCCGCCGCGCCACCGCGGAGTCGTGCGTGACCACGACCATGGTGATGCCCTCCGCGCACAGCCGTTCGAGGAGGTCGAGGATCTCGTCGCGCATGCTCTCGTCGAGGTTGCCCGTCGGCTCGTCCGCGAGCAGCACTCGGGGGCGTTTGACGATCGCCCGCGCGATCGCGACACGCTGCTGCTGCCCGCCGGACAACTCTGCGGGACGATGGTCTCCGCGGTCCGCCAGGCCGACGTGGGCGAGAGCGGCGGCGACCCGCGTGCGTCGTTCCGCCGGGTCGATGCCGAGCGGCTCCAGGGCCATGTCGACGTTCTCCACCGCCGTCAGCGTCGGGATCAGGTTGAACCCCTGGAAGACGAATCCGATCTCCTGCGCGCGGATCCGTCCCAGCTCCGACGGCGACGCCGACGACAGTTCACGGCCGTCCAGCTGCAACGTCCCAGCAGTCGGGGTGTCGAGCGCCCCCAGCAGCTGCAGCAGCGTCGACTTGCCTCCTCCGGTCGGCCCCTGGATCGTGACGAAGGCGCCGGGCATGATCTCCAGGTCGACGCCGGTGAGCGCGGTCACCGTCCGTCCCCTCCGCGTATAGGTGCGCGTGACACCCGTCGCCCGGTACAGCGGGGTCGCCGCCGACGAGGCCGGAACGCGGGCCTCGGAATCCGTCATCGTGGTCATCTCGGTCTCCTTCTCTCCTGTGTGGTTCGCGACGCCGCTCATGCGACGGACCGCAGGGCCTCTGCCGGGCTCAGTCGCGCCGCCCGCCAGCCTCCGAAGGCGCCGGCGACGAGCCCGCCCAGCACCGCGAGGCCCACGGCGGCGACGAGCACCCAGGGGGTCAGCGGTGCCTGCAGCACGATGTCGGTGGCGGTCTCCGCGCCCGGGGCCATGCCACCGGGGCCACCGAAGCCGCCTCCTCCCTCCGGGCCTCCGCCGACGGCCGCGGAGCCGGCGGCTACGCTCGGCTGCGCGACGGTGATGATCAGGATCCCGGCGAGGCCGAGCACGAGACCTGCCGCTCCTCCGAGGAGTCCCTGCACCATCGACTCCCCGGCGACCTGACGCACGACGCGGCCGTTCGACCACCCCATCGCCTTCAGGGTGCCGAACTCACGGGTGCGACGGCCGACGCCGGAGAGGGTGAGGAGCACCGAGAGCAGCACGGCGACGGCGAGGACGATGATCGACAGCCAGGTGCCGAGATTCGTGACGAGCGCCGTCGCGTTCGAGAGCGAGCCGGACACGGTCGCAGCGAGCTCGGACTGGGAGGAGACGGTGGCGTCGGGAAGCTCCTCCGCCAAGGCCGTCTGCACCTCGTCGAGGGACGCCGCCGAATCCGCCTGCACGTACACCGTGGAGATCACGTCCTCCACGCCGGCCAGCTCCTGCGCGGTGTCGAGCGGGAGGTAGACGTCCGCCGCGGTGTCTGCGGCATCCGACGCCGAGGTGAGGAGGCCGACGACCTCGACGTCGGAACCCGCGACGTCCAGGGTGTCGCCGACGGCGATGTCTTCGCTCGCGGCGTACGTGCTGTCCACCAGCGCGACGAGGGCTCCGTTGTCGTCGGCGTCCAGCCCACGCCCCTCGCCGATCTCGGCGGAGGCCAGCGGGCCGACCTCCGTCGCGGACGGGTCGATGCCGAGGACGGTGAACGAGTCGATGCCGAACGCACCGCCACCGCCACCGCCACCGCCGCCCTGCGGAGGAGCCTGGCCCTCCGCAGGCGCCTCGCCGCCCTCCGCGCCGTCCTGCCCGCCGAAGCCGCCGCTCGGCAGCTCACCGGAGAAGGTCGAGTTCGTCAGGCTCAGCGCACCGGTCGCGGCGGCGACGCCGTCGGTACCGGCCACCGTGTCCAGCACCGCGGCATCGAGCGTCGTCCGGCCGAAGTCCGTGCGCAGGGTCGACTGCTCCAGGGTCGTGGTCTCGCCGTCGCTCTCCCCCGCGTCCTCGTCGAAGTCGAACCGCGGGCCCGTCCCGTCGCCCGGTTCCGCGGCGGCGCCGGTGACGGTGAGATCCGTCCCCACTCCGTAGACCGCTGCCAGCGACTGGGTCTGGGCGTCGCGCACACCGGTCGTCAGGGCGTTCACCACGATCACCAGTCCGATCGCGATCGCGAGCCCGATGGCCACGATCGCCGTCTGCTTCTTGCGGCACGCGAGTTCGCGCCGCAGATATCGTCCGTACATGTCTCTCCTCCCGCCGCGACGATCGCGGCGCGGAACCGACGCTAGGGACGACCGTTATGCGGATCCGAGGGACGGATGATGAGGGTTCTATGAGGCGGACATCTCCCAGAGAACCCATAGCCCGTTCCATAGAAATCACATAGGAAGTTCCGCAGAATAGAGGCATGACCAGCGACCTGCCCGAACTGCGCCGCCCCGACGGCTCCCCTCTGCGCATCCTCGCCGTGGACGACGAGCAGATGCTCACCGATCTGCTCGCCATGGCCCTGCGCATGGAGGGCTGGGAGGTGCGCACCGCGTCCTCCGGCCTCGAGGCGCTCCAGGTCGCGAAGGAGTTCGAGCCGGACGCCCTCGTGCTCGACATCATGATGCCCGACCTCGACGGGATGGCCGTGCTCAAGCGGCTCCGCGAAGCGGGCAACCTCGTCCCCGTCCTCTTCCTGACGGCGAAGGACGCCGTGGGCGACCGCGTCGCCGGGCTCACCGCCGGGGGCGACGACTATGTGACCAAGCCGTTCAGCCTGGAGGAGGTGATCGCCCGGCTCCGTGCGATCATCCGGCGCACCGGGCACGCCAGCGCCGACGACGGGCAGTCGATCCTCCGGGTCGCCGATCTCACGCTCAACGAGGACAGCCACGAGGTCGTCCGG
This genomic stretch from Microbacterium sp. Nx66 harbors:
- the gndA gene encoding NADP-dependent phosphogluconate dehydrogenase translates to MPEASANIGVVGLAVMGSNLARNLASREGNTVAIFNRSYEKTQTLLDEHPEAGFIPAKTYQEFADSLQKPRTAIIMVKAGAPTDAVIDSLVEVFEPGDIIVDGGNAYFPDTIRREKAVRETGINFVGAGISGGEEGALTGPSIMPGGSDESWITLGPILKSIAAVAEGEPCVTHVGHDGAGHFVKMVHNGIEYADMQLIAEAYDLIRRGTGKTPAEIAEIFAEWNRGELESYLIEITAEVLRQVDAATGKPLVDVILDQAGAKGTGAWTVQTALSLGVPVSGIAEATFARSLSSHPEQRAVAAALPGPDEEFTVPADEVDAFVEDVRLALYASKIVAYSQGFDEIRAGAAEYGWNIDLGAISKIWRGGCIIRAQFLNRIADAYAETPDLPVLMTAPYFAEALTRGQAAWRRVVVTAAQSGIPAPAFSSSLSYYDGIRADRLPAALVQGQRDFFGAHTYKRIDKEGTFHTLWSGDRSEIEAEDTH
- a CDS encoding FAD-binding oxidoreductase, whose protein sequence is MVDHVESAQPTVHRPSTVSEVAALVRAAAQEAVPLTVVSGGHGPWSHAPAPGLRLELGALSSIEVDSTAVRIGGGAVWGDVAKTLAGHGLALSSGDTASVGVGGLTLGGGIGWMVRAWGLAVDQLVGAQVVTASGDVVEVSATQHPDLFWALRGGGGNFGIVTRFDFEAHRLPGIALAESVVEGDATAVLRAAREVLRDAPRELTVTYMDVPPMDPSAPAGARLTAVWAGPDPEALRVELAPITALDGVTTEITEPAYREILMEMPQPEGGEAPAPPGFLGGNGLVADLDDETIDRLVAYRREYPASVVFLRSLGGAFGDVPQEETAFPARTATWFVMAGAFDVPGMLDEEGRAKAAADAQRIVAGRLAEYSNFVDRERPDEVSGMYDGDGYARLRAVKAQWDPQNVFRRNHNILV
- a CDS encoding ABC transporter ATP-binding protein, producing the protein MTDSEARVPASSAATPLYRATGVTRTYTRRGRTVTALTGVDLEIMPGAFVTIQGPTGGGKSTLLQLLGALDTPTAGTLQLDGRELSSASPSELGRIRAQEIGFVFQGFNLIPTLTAVENVDMALEPLGIDPAERRTRVAAALAHVGLADRGDHRPAELSGGQQQRVAIARAIVKRPRVLLADEPTGNLDESMRDEILDLLERLCAEGITMVVVTHDSAVARRATKRLRLTQGTVRDITR
- a CDS encoding ABC transporter permease translates to MYGRYLRRELACRKKQTAIVAIGLAIAIGLVIVVNALTTGVRDAQTQSLAAVYGVGTDLTVTGAAAEPGDGTGPRFDFDEDAGESDGETTTLEQSTLRTDFGRTTLDAAVLDTVAGTDGVAAATGALSLTNSTFSGELPSGGFGGQDGAEGGEAPAEGQAPPQGGGGGGGGGAFGIDSFTVLGIDPSATEVGPLASAEIGEGRGLDADDNGALVALVDSTYAASEDIAVGDTLDVAGSDVEVVGLLTSASDAADTAADVYLPLDTAQELAGVEDVISTVYVQADSAASLDEVQTALAEELPDATVSSQSELAATVSGSLSNATALVTNLGTWLSIIVLAVAVLLSVLLTLSGVGRRTREFGTLKAMGWSNGRVVRQVAGESMVQGLLGGAAGLVLGLAGILIITVAQPSVAAGSAAVGGGPEGGGGFGGPGGMAPGAETATDIVLQAPLTPWVLVAAVGLAVLGGLVAGAFGGWRAARLSPAEALRSVA
- a CDS encoding response regulator transcription factor, coding for MTSDLPELRRPDGSPLRILAVDDEQMLTDLLAMALRMEGWEVRTASSGLEALQVAKEFEPDALVLDIMMPDLDGMAVLKRLREAGNLVPVLFLTAKDAVGDRVAGLTAGGDDYVTKPFSLEEVIARLRAIIRRTGHASADDGQSILRVADLTLNEDSHEVVRDGVEIELTATEFELLRYLMRNERRVLSKAQILDRVWSYDFGGKSSVVELYISYLRKKIDAGRTPLLHTVRGVGYMIKAPQ